The following proteins are encoded in a genomic region of Populus trichocarpa isolate Nisqually-1 chromosome 13, P.trichocarpa_v4.1, whole genome shotgun sequence:
- the LOC18104560 gene encoding rac-like GTP-binding protein RAC2 isoform X2, whose protein sequence is MSTARFIKCVTVGDGAVGKTCMLISYTSNTFPTDYVPTVFDNFSANVVVDGSTVNLGLWDTAGQEDYNRLRPLSYRGADVFLLAFSLISKASYENIAKKWISELRHYAPTVPVVLVGTKLDLRNDKQYLIDHPGATPITTAQGEELKKMIGAAVYIECSSKTQQEQQLYTAS, encoded by the exons ATGAGCACAGCTAGGTTCATCAAGTGTGTCACTGTTGGGGATGGAGCTGTTGGCAAGACATGCATGCTCATCTCTTACACTAGCAACACCTTCCCTACT GATTATGTGCCTACAGTGTTTGACAACTTCAGTGCTAATGTGGTGGTTGATGGCAGCACAGTTAACCTTGGATTATGGGACACTGCAG GACAGGAGGATTATAACAGGTTGAGGCCTCTGAGTTATAGAGGTGCTGATGTGTTCTTATTGGCGTTTTCTCTAATCAGCAAAGCTAGCTATGAGAACATTGCCAAGAAG TGGATTTCTGAACTAAGGCATTATGCCCCAACTGTGCCAGTCGTGCTTGTGGGAACCAAACTTG ATTTACGAAACGATAAGCAATATTTGATAGATCATCCCGGCGCTACACCAATCACAACTGCTCAG GGGGAGGAACTAAAGAAGATGATTGGTGCTGCTGTCTACATAGAGTGCAGCTCCAAGACTCAGCAG GAACAACAACTTTACACTGCTTCATAG
- the LOC18104558 gene encoding ras-related protein RABA1f: MGAYRADDDYDYLFKVVLIGDSGVGKSNLLSRFTKNEFSLESKSTIGVEFATRSIHVDDKVVKAQIWDTAGQERYRAITSAYYRGAVGALLVYDVTRHVTFENVERWLKELRDHTESNIVIMLVGNKADLRHLRAVTTEDATAFAERENTFFMETSALESLNVENAFTEVLTQIYHVVSRKALDVGDDPAALPKGQTINVGKDDVSAVKKVGCCSA; this comes from the exons ATGGGTGCTTACAGGGCTGATGATGACTATGATTATCTATTCAAGGTAGTGTTAATAGGTGATTCTGGTGTTGGAAAATCCAATCTTTTGTCAAGATTTACGAAAAATGAATTCAGTTTGGAATCCAAATCCACTATTGGTGTTGAATTTGCCACACGTAGTATCCATGTTGATGATAAAGTTGTCAAGGCTCAGATTTGGGACACTGCTGGCCAAGAAAG ATACCGTGCAATTACTAGTGCATATTATCGAGGAGCCGTTGGTGCCTTGCTTGTCTATGATGTCACTCGACATGTCACTTTTGAGAACGTGGAGAGATGGCTAAAGGAGCTTCGTGATCACACCGAATCCAACATCGTGATTATGCTTGTGGGAAACAAGGCAGATTTGCGTCACTTGCGTGCAGTTACTACTGAGGATGCCACTGCATTTGCTGAGAGAGAGAACACTTTTTTCATGGAGACCTCTGCCCTGGAGTCCTTGAATGTTGAAAATGCTTTCACAGAAGTGCTCACTCAGATTTATCATGTAGTCAGCCGGAAGGCTCTTGATGTTGGGGATGACCCTGCAGCCTTGCCCAAGGGACAGACTATTAATGTTGGCAAAGATGATGTATCAGCTGTGAAAAAGGTTGGATGCTGCTCCGCATAG
- the LOC18104559 gene encoding uncharacterized protein LOC18104559, translating to MVAPLLRSLWSTTRKPFSPRGTLFPRFLSTASATSATTAPNPSLDPSRLRNVAVIAHVDHGKTTLMDRLLRQCGADIPHERAMDSISLERERGITIASKVTAISWKENELNMVDTPGHADFGGEVERVVGMVEGAILVVDAGEGPLAQTKFVLAKALKYGLRPILLLNKVDRPAVSEERCNEVESLVFDLFANLGATEEQLDFPVLYASAKEGWASSSFTKDPPADVKNMSQLLDAIIRHVPPPTANLDAPFQMLVSMMEKDFYLGRILTGRVFSGAVRVGDRIHGLRSTDSGVTKIEEGKVTKLMKKKGTSMALIDSAGAGDIISMAGMASPVIGHTVANVEVMTALPTVELDPPTISMTFGVNDSPLAGRDGTHLTGGKIGDRLMAEAETNLAINVLPAIGESYEVQGRGELQLGILIENMRREGFELSVSPPRVMYKTENKEKLEPIEEVTIEINEEHVGLIMEALSHRRAEVLDMGPVPGHVGRTRLSLTCPSRGLVGYRSVFSSDTRGTGFMHRAFLTYAKHRGPLGNVRKGVLVSMGYGAITAYALTSLEPRGILFVSPGMETYDGMIVGEHSRDTDLDVNPVRAKELSNMRAAGKDENVKLSPPRLMTLEEAIGYVASDELIEVTPKTIRLRKRYLEVNKRKTMSKRLKE from the exons ATGGTAGCTCCACTCCTCCGTTCTCTCTGGTCCACCACCAGAAAACCCTTTTCCCCGCGCGGCACCCTTTTCCCCCGCTTCCTCTCCACCGCCTCCGCAACCTCTGCCACTACAGCACCAAATCCATCCTTGGATCCAAGTAGACTAAGAAACGTTGCTGTCATAGCTCATGTCGATCATGGGAAGACAACATTAATGGATCGGTTGCTGAGGCAGTGTGGAGCTGATATACCCCATGAGAGAGCCATGGATTCTATAAGCCTTGAACGTGAGAGAGGAATCACTATAGCTTCAAAG GTTACAGCAATTTCATGGAAGGAGAATGAGCTAAACATGGTCGATACACCGGGACATGCTGATTTTGGTGGAGAG GTTGAGCGGGTTGTTGGGATGGTTGAAGGAGCAATTTTAGTTGTAGATGCGGGTGAAGGTCCACTTGCACAGACAAAATTTGTTCTTGCTAAAGCCTTGAAGTATGGTCTACGTCCTATTCTACTTTTGAACAAAGTAGATCGACCTGCAG TTTCTGAGGAGAGGTGCAATGAAGTTGAGAGCTTAGTATTCGATCTGTTTGCAAATCTTGGAGCTACAG AGGAGCAGTTGGATTTTCCTGTTCTTTATGCTTCTGCTAAAGAAGGATGGGCATCCTCCTCCTTCACCAAAGATCCTCCCGCTGATGTGAAGAATATGTCACAATTGCTTGATGCCATCATAAGACATGTTCCTCCACCAACAGCTAACCTTGATGCCCCTTTTCAGATGCTG GTTTCCATGatggaaaaagatttttatctTGGAAGAATATTAACTGGGCGTGTTTTTTCTGGAGCTGTTCGTGTTGGAGACAGAATTCATGGACTACGGAGCACAGATTCTGGGGTTACAAAAATTGAAGAAGGAAAG GTTACAAAGCTAATGAAAAAGAAGGGTACAAGCATGGCTCTAATTGATAGCGCTGGAGCTGGTGATATAATATCCATGGCTGGGATGGCTAGTCCAGTAATAGGCCACACGGTAGCTAATGTGGAG GTTATGACTGCATTGCCAACTGTTGAGCTAGATCCTCCGACCATTTCTATGACTTTTGGTGTCAATGACTCCCCTCTTGCTGGTCGAGATGGAACCCAT cTGACTGGAGGGAAAATCGGTGATCGGTTAATGGCTGAAGCAGAAACTAATCTTGCCATCAATGTGCTTCCTGCCATTGGAGAGTCATATGAGGTTCAGGGAAGAGGAGAACTTCAACTTG GGATCTTGATTGAGAATATGAGACGTGAAGGATTTGAGCTGTCCGTCTCACCTCCTAGAGTCAT GTATAAAACTGAGAATAAGGAGAAGCTTGAACCAATTGAAGAAGTGACCATTGAG ATAAATGAAGAGCATGTGGGGTTAATAATGGAAGCTTTATCTCATAGACGAGCTGAGGTTCTCGATATGGGTCCTGTTCCTGGGCATGTTGGCAGGACTAGATTGTCCTTGACTTGTCCATCAAG AGGCCTGGTTGGTTACAGAAGTGTGTTCAGCAGTGACACACGTGGAACTGGATTTATGCATCGTGCTTTCCTGA CCTATGCAAAACATCGGGGCCCACTTGGAAATGTTAGAAAGGGAGTATTG GTATCGATGGGTTATGGTGCTATTACAGCCTATGCATTAACGAGTCTAGAACCTCGTGGAATACTCTTTGTTAGTCCTGGGATGGAG ACATATGATGGCATGATTGTCGGCGAACATTCAAGGGATACAGATCTTGAT GTCAACCCAGTTAGGGCAAAGGAACTTAGTAACATGCGTGCTGCTGGCAAGGATGAGAATGTGAAACTTTCTCCACCTCGCTTG ATGACGCTTGAAGAAGCCATTGGTTATGTAGCTTCCGATGAGCTTATTGAG GTCACACCTAAGACCATCCGGTTGAGAAAAAGATACCTGGAAGTTAACAAGCGTAAAACCATGAGTAAAAGGCTGAAGGAGTGA
- the LOC18104560 gene encoding rac-like GTP-binding protein RAC2 isoform X1, which yields MSTARFIKCVTVGDGAVGKTCMLISYTSNTFPTDYVPTVFDNFSANVVVDGSTVNLGLWDTAGQEDYNRLRPLSYRGADVFLLAFSLISKASYENIAKKWISELRHYAPTVPVVLVGTKLDLRNDKQYLIDHPGATPITTAQGEELKKMIGAAVYIECSSKTQQNVKAVFDAAIKVVLQPPRPKKRRQKRRPPCVFL from the exons ATGAGCACAGCTAGGTTCATCAAGTGTGTCACTGTTGGGGATGGAGCTGTTGGCAAGACATGCATGCTCATCTCTTACACTAGCAACACCTTCCCTACT GATTATGTGCCTACAGTGTTTGACAACTTCAGTGCTAATGTGGTGGTTGATGGCAGCACAGTTAACCTTGGATTATGGGACACTGCAG GACAGGAGGATTATAACAGGTTGAGGCCTCTGAGTTATAGAGGTGCTGATGTGTTCTTATTGGCGTTTTCTCTAATCAGCAAAGCTAGCTATGAGAACATTGCCAAGAAG TGGATTTCTGAACTAAGGCATTATGCCCCAACTGTGCCAGTCGTGCTTGTGGGAACCAAACTTG ATTTACGAAACGATAAGCAATATTTGATAGATCATCCCGGCGCTACACCAATCACAACTGCTCAG GGGGAGGAACTAAAGAAGATGATTGGTGCTGCTGTCTACATAGAGTGCAGCTCCAAGACTCAGCAG AATGTGAAAGCTGTCTTTGATGCTGCAATCAAGGTTGTTTTGCAGCCTCCGAGGCCAAAGAAAAGGAGACAGAAGCGTAGGCCACCATGTGTGTTTCTCTAA
- the LOC18104561 gene encoding LOB domain-containing protein 2, with protein MQRGRDSNNRVAMHQACASCKHQRKRCAEDCVLAPYFPAERMQEFQAVHKVFGVSNVIKLVKDVDKERQKETADSLVWEASCRQDDPVLGCYGKFKKIQEELELYKMQTPLPNQNILRQRQGGAAYNKQPLLLAWNATHGINNRGNGIGGGLANNNVANYCHDNSSLMVDSVPHSYPWQFVRGQDKSNPERDATSLLLPIQPSPPPHPFSVNGFNQQQYYHPGQFGSLNGRPMDSTLFMGEEDGP; from the exons ATGCAAAGAGGTAGAGACAGCAACAACCGTGTCGCGATGCATCAGGCTTGCGCATCGTGCAAGCATCAGCGAAAGAGGTGCGCGGAGGATTGCGTATTGGCACCATATTTTCCGGCGGAGAGAATGCAGGAGTTTCAAGCTGTCCATAAGGTTTTTGGTGTTAGCAATGTCATTAAATTAGTGAAAGATGTCGATAAAGAGAGACAAAAGGAGACGGCGGACTCGTTGGTGTGGGAGGCTTCTTGCAGACAAGATGATCCCGTTTTAGGTTGTTATGGAAAGTTTAAGAAAATACAGGAAGAACTTGAGCTGTACAAAATGCAAACACCATTGCCAAACCAAAACATATTAAGGCAGCGACAAGGCGGCGCAGCGTATAACAAACAGCCTCTGCTACTTGCATGGAATGCTACTCATGGGATAAATAATAGGGGGAACGGCATTGGAGGAGGATTGGCTAACAATAACGTGGCAAATTATTGCCATGACAATTCGAGTTTGATGGTTGATTCAGTCCCACATAGTTATCCCTGGCAGTTTGTGCGCGGCCAAGACAAATCAAACCCAGAAAGAGATGCtacctctcttcttcttccaatCCAGCCTTCGCCGCCGCCGCATCCCTTTTCGGTCAATGGATTTAATCAACAACAATATTACCATCCAG GACAATTTGGTTCATTGAATGGCAGACCAATGGACAGCACACTCTTCATGGGAGAAGAAGATGGACCATAG